One window of the Carassius auratus strain Wakin chromosome 20, ASM336829v1, whole genome shotgun sequence genome contains the following:
- the LOC113037887 gene encoding ras-related protein Rab-10-like, with translation MFHTSNSNFFDIIPPGLSPLRVKCLCSTYVFCCVFLGIDFKIKTVELQGKKIKLQIWDTAGQERFHTITTSYYRGAMGIMLVYDITNAKSFENISKWLRNIDEHANEDVERMLLGNKCDMEDKRVVPKAKGEQIAREHGIRFFETSAKANISIEKAFLTLAEDILKKTPVKEPNSENVDISTGGGVTGWKTKCCS, from the exons ATGTTTCACACGTCCAATTCCAATTTTTTTGACATCATTCCACC agggcttagtcccctaagggttaagtGTCTTTGTTCAACTTATGTCTTTTGTTGTGTCTTTTTAGGAATCGATTTTAAGATCAAAACAGTTGAATTGCAAGGAAAGAAAATAAAGCTACAGATATG GGACACAGCGGGGCAGGAACGGTTTCACACCATCACTACCTCTTACTACAGAGGGGCCATGGGAATCATGCTCGTATATGACATCACCAACGCCAAGAGCTTCGAAAACATCAGCAAATGGCTCAGAAATATTGATGAG CACGCTAACGAGGATGTAGAGAGGATGCTGCTAGGCAACAAGTGTGACATGGAGGACAAACGTGTCGTACCAAAAGCCAAGGGGGAACAG ATCGCAAGAGAACATGGGATTCGCTTTTTCGAGACGAGTGCAAAAGCCAACATCAGCATCGAGAAGGCGTTCCTCACGTTAGCAGAAGACATTCTCAAAAAG ACGCCCGTAAAAGAGCCCAACAGTGAAAACGTGGACATCAGCACTGGTGGTGGAGTCACGGGATGGAAGACCAAGTGCTGCAgttga